In one window of Nitrospira sp. DNA:
- a CDS encoding NADH-quinone oxidoreductase subunit B family protein, translating to MGLIQLGRPDKDGSPDVITTTVEKAVNWARKGSLWPMTFGLACCAIEMIAAVSSRYDMDRYGAGVFRASPRQSDLMIVAGTVCRRMAPVIRKIYDQMPEPKYVIAMGSCATSGNIYDSYSVVQGVDRFIPVDIYVPGCPPTPEALFDGILKLQERIMQKRVFVKQPDQVKESLKV from the coding sequence ATGGGACTGATCCAGCTAGGACGACCGGACAAGGACGGCTCCCCCGACGTCATCACGACCACCGTGGAAAAGGCGGTGAACTGGGCGCGCAAAGGGTCGCTCTGGCCCATGACCTTCGGCTTGGCCTGCTGCGCGATTGAAATGATTGCCGCCGTGTCGTCGCGCTACGACATGGACCGATACGGGGCCGGTGTGTTTCGTGCCTCCCCCCGGCAGTCCGATCTCATGATTGTCGCCGGGACCGTCTGCCGCCGAATGGCGCCCGTGATCCGTAAGATCTACGACCAGATGCCCGAGCCTAAATATGTCATCGCCATGGGATCTTGTGCGACATCAGGGAACATTTACGACAGTTATAGCGTAGTGCAGGGAGTCGACCGGTTCATCCCTGTCGATATTTATGTGCCAGGATGCCCTCCCACACCTGAAGCGCTGTTCGACGGCATCTTGAAACTGCAAGAGCGGATTATGCAAAAGCGAGTGTTTGTAAAGCAGCCGGACCAGGTCAAAGAAAGCCTGAAGGTATAG
- a CDS encoding response regulator transcription factor, with product MRTVQPHPVRLLLVDDHEVVRVGLRTLLVQHDHVTVVGEADSVAGAILSAARLKPDVILMDVRLPDGSGVDACRDILAANPAIRVIFLTSYADDDSVLAAVLAGAHGYVLKEIDSAALLRAVHTVAQGHSILDPHVTERALSWIRGLGTTPQAPGTDPLSTQEERVLALVAEGQTNKEIATALNLSDKTVKNYLSNIFQKLRITRRAQAAAFFIKRQP from the coding sequence ATGCGAACGGTACAACCTCACCCGGTCCGGTTGCTCCTCGTCGATGACCATGAAGTGGTGCGCGTCGGGCTGCGAACGCTGCTCGTACAACATGACCATGTCACCGTGGTGGGAGAAGCCGACAGCGTGGCTGGAGCCATTCTCAGCGCCGCACGGCTGAAACCCGACGTCATCCTCATGGATGTGCGTCTGCCGGATGGCTCCGGTGTGGACGCCTGCCGGGACATCCTGGCCGCCAACCCCGCAATCCGTGTGATCTTTCTTACCTCCTATGCCGATGACGACTCGGTCCTTGCCGCGGTGCTGGCCGGAGCGCACGGATATGTTCTCAAGGAAATCGATTCCGCCGCCTTGCTCCGAGCTGTACACACCGTTGCCCAAGGCCATTCCATATTGGACCCTCACGTGACCGAACGCGCCTTGAGCTGGATCCGGGGCCTTGGCACAACTCCGCAGGCCCCAGGTACGGACCCTCTCTCTACTCAAGAAGAACGCGTGTTAGCGTTAGTTGCGGAAGGGCAGACGAATAAGGAAATCGCAACGGCTCTCAATCTCAGTGACAAAACGGTGAAGAACTACCTGTCTAACATCTTTCAGAAATTGCGGATCACCCGGCGGGCTCAAGCCGCCGCATTCTTTATCAAACGGCAACCGTAG
- a CDS encoding molybdopterin-dependent oxidoreductase, translating into MGLKPATNPDVEAASIELTIDGKTVSAKDGVSLYDVISSTGKIIPAMCYHYTFDPFGSCGMCLVMQEGKKAPVRSCTAKATAGMIIRTEGEDLFLARKKAVEKHLSVHPLDCPVCDADGHCELQDMAFQHGVTNLANAKQKFIPEDTRSIVLDFNMNRCIACAECINVCKDVLMIDALQFMKKGGFNQVVAKGDLPLSCEFCGDCLAVCPVGAITNKYSKYLYKPWQMKKTTSTCNYCGDGCQLYLETKDSEVIRVTSPLSWKNKWGDRSETAKGHGGLCVRGRFGFEYLDGKSRLTQPLVRENNQLVPKPWLETMHQVVDRFAAIKEQHGSDAIAGLITARCTNEELYLFQKLMRSVIGTNQLDSSARYGHINFVHASRHALGFGRTPNDWEDLTKAKAILLIGSNLTETNPLTAVRVKEAVRVYNAQVVVLDSAVTNIAKLASHPFLIKPGTESLVIDGLVKATIEQDLVDEAAVGKHPQSFEALKAAVAGLSLDQLAAQTGISAEAYREIAAIIAEAPRSIMLCAEGIVRRPDGYQNVLKLIDLAWITGKLGKAGCGVNTVTEEPNEQGAVDMGVAPEFLPGQARYDDAAARERFGKTWDAPLPAKGGANLIEILKRCKSGQIKALYVLGENPLATLPASMEIRQALEKLDLLVVQDPFLTDTGRLAHFVLPACTYAEKDGTFTNLEGRVLRVRQAMDPIGESLPDWHIMTALANALGAQWPYESANDIQSEIMKLLPGYYNLGQPRKVTPEPDAYLANGYAAEVTARYRAVQAVSDSKRSFALVMGQQLTHSGKMSTEAPGLIKIAPNTGKLRMNLQDMELLGLQDGSKVRVTSERGSLQLGVQADASLAPNTCFFPEHFNEPPVKDLMAVHVDATTGVPSFKHAWVSIERA; encoded by the coding sequence ATGGGCTTGAAGCCAGCTACAAATCCGGATGTCGAAGCGGCGTCCATTGAGTTGACCATCGACGGCAAGACGGTCTCCGCGAAAGACGGCGTCTCGCTCTATGACGTCATTTCCAGCACGGGCAAGATCATCCCGGCCATGTGCTACCACTATACCTTCGACCCCTTCGGCTCCTGCGGCATGTGCCTCGTCATGCAGGAAGGCAAGAAGGCCCCGGTCCGCTCCTGCACCGCGAAAGCCACCGCCGGCATGATCATCAGGACGGAAGGCGAAGACCTCTTCCTGGCCCGCAAGAAGGCGGTCGAGAAACATCTGTCCGTCCATCCGCTGGACTGCCCGGTCTGCGATGCCGACGGCCACTGCGAACTGCAGGATATGGCCTTCCAGCATGGCGTCACAAATTTGGCCAATGCCAAACAGAAGTTCATTCCGGAAGACACCCGCAGTATCGTCCTCGACTTCAATATGAACCGCTGCATCGCCTGCGCCGAGTGCATCAACGTCTGCAAGGACGTGCTCATGATCGATGCGTTGCAGTTCATGAAAAAGGGCGGGTTCAACCAAGTCGTCGCCAAAGGCGATCTCCCCCTGTCCTGCGAATTTTGCGGCGATTGTTTGGCTGTCTGCCCAGTGGGCGCCATTACGAACAAGTATTCCAAGTATCTCTACAAGCCCTGGCAGATGAAGAAGACGACGAGCACCTGCAATTACTGCGGTGACGGCTGCCAGCTCTACCTGGAGACCAAAGACTCCGAGGTCATTCGTGTGACGTCGCCCTTGTCCTGGAAAAACAAATGGGGCGATCGATCGGAAACAGCGAAGGGGCACGGCGGGCTCTGCGTGCGCGGCCGCTTCGGCTTCGAATACCTCGACGGAAAGAGCCGCCTTACCCAGCCGCTCGTGCGTGAGAACAACCAACTCGTGCCGAAGCCCTGGCTCGAGACCATGCACCAGGTCGTGGATCGGTTCGCCGCGATCAAGGAACAGCACGGCAGCGACGCCATTGCCGGACTGATCACGGCCCGCTGCACGAACGAAGAACTCTATTTGTTCCAAAAACTCATGCGCTCCGTCATCGGGACCAATCAACTGGACAGCAGCGCGCGCTATGGGCACATAAATTTTGTCCATGCGTCACGGCATGCCCTGGGCTTCGGGCGGACCCCGAACGATTGGGAAGATCTCACGAAGGCCAAGGCCATTTTGCTGATCGGCTCGAACCTCACGGAGACAAACCCGCTGACCGCCGTCCGAGTGAAAGAGGCCGTCCGGGTGTATAACGCCCAAGTGGTGGTGCTCGACTCAGCCGTCACGAACATCGCCAAGCTGGCGTCACATCCCTTCCTGATTAAGCCAGGGACAGAAAGCCTGGTAATCGACGGATTGGTGAAGGCCACGATCGAGCAGGATCTGGTTGACGAAGCCGCGGTCGGTAAGCACCCCCAATCGTTTGAGGCCTTGAAGGCCGCCGTCGCGGGCTTGTCGCTCGATCAACTGGCTGCCCAAACCGGTATTTCCGCAGAAGCCTATCGGGAAATCGCCGCCATCATAGCGGAAGCGCCCCGCTCGATCATGCTCTGCGCCGAAGGTATCGTGCGCCGCCCGGATGGCTACCAGAATGTGCTGAAATTGATCGATCTGGCCTGGATTACCGGCAAGCTCGGCAAGGCCGGTTGTGGCGTGAATACGGTCACCGAAGAGCCGAACGAGCAAGGCGCTGTCGATATGGGGGTCGCGCCTGAATTCCTTCCAGGGCAGGCCCGCTATGACGATGCGGCCGCACGTGAGCGATTCGGCAAAACCTGGGATGCGCCCCTCCCCGCCAAAGGCGGCGCCAACCTCATTGAAATCCTAAAGCGCTGCAAGAGCGGGCAGATCAAGGCCTTATATGTGCTTGGTGAAAACCCCTTGGCCACACTGCCGGCCTCGATGGAGATCAGGCAGGCGCTTGAAAAACTCGACCTGCTCGTGGTGCAAGATCCTTTCTTGACCGATACCGGACGCCTCGCGCACTTTGTCCTCCCGGCCTGCACCTATGCCGAAAAGGACGGGACGTTTACCAATCTCGAAGGCCGTGTTCTCCGCGTCCGCCAAGCGATGGACCCGATCGGCGAAAGTCTTCCTGACTGGCACATCATGACGGCTCTGGCCAATGCCTTGGGCGCGCAATGGCCCTATGAATCGGCCAACGACATTCAATCCGAAATCATGAAGCTGCTCCCGGGATACTACAATCTCGGCCAGCCGCGCAAAGTGACGCCGGAACCGGATGCGTATCTCGCCAACGGCTACGCGGCCGAGGTCACGGCCCGCTACCGAGCCGTGCAAGCCGTTAGCGATTCGAAGCGGTCCTTCGCCTTGGTGATGGGGCAGCAACTCACGCATTCCGGCAAGATGTCCACTGAGGCGCCCGGTCTGATCAAGATCGCGCCGAACACGGGCAAGCTGCGGATGAATCTGCAAGATATGGAACTGCTGGGGCTTCAGGACGGTTCAAAAGTGCGCGTGACATCGGAACGGGGATCGCTCCAACTGGGTGTGCAAGCGGACGCCTCGCTCGCGCCGAATACCTGTTTCTTCCCGGAGCATTTCAACGAGCCGCCGGTCAAGGATTTGATGGCGGTGCACGTGGACGCGACGACCGGCGTCCCGTCATTCAAGCATGCATGGGTCAGTATCGAACGAGCCTAG
- a CDS encoding NADH-quinone oxidoreductase subunit C, whose product MHLLAQRVQDTFPAGFVSANEWRGDVSVTVTRATAHEVARFLHDDPGMDFDYIVHVSSVDWPDDEERFEVVWEFYSIRKRQRIRLKVRVPESDCIVDSLTDLWKGADFMEREVYDMMGIRFRNHPDLRRILMPDDYTEGYPLRKDFPLRGKGWRDTFDFLDEIPR is encoded by the coding sequence ATGCATCTCTTGGCTCAGCGAGTACAGGATACGTTTCCCGCTGGATTTGTCTCCGCCAATGAATGGCGCGGGGATGTGTCTGTAACCGTGACCCGAGCCACCGCACATGAGGTGGCCCGCTTCCTTCACGACGATCCGGGAATGGACTTCGACTACATTGTGCACGTAAGTTCTGTCGATTGGCCGGACGATGAAGAACGCTTTGAAGTCGTATGGGAGTTCTATTCCATTCGCAAACGGCAACGAATCCGGCTCAAAGTGCGCGTGCCGGAATCGGATTGCATCGTGGACTCCTTGACCGATCTCTGGAAAGGCGCCGACTTCATGGAGCGCGAGGTCTACGACATGATGGGCATCCGCTTCCGCAATCATCCCGATTTGCGGCGGATCCTCATGCCGGACGATTACACCGAAGGCTACCCCCTTCGGAAAGACTTCCCGCTGCGCGGCAAGGGCTGGCGGGACACGTTCGATTTTCTTGACGAAATTCCGCGGTAG
- the nuoD gene encoding NADH dehydrogenase (quinone) subunit D, which yields MAFEDQRTTVYKVDPEHPESETLPTLRTEELLLNMGPQHPSTHGVLKVILELEGERLVKSTPVMGYLHRGVEKLAEEGTYHQFIPHTDRLDYVCAMYNNFAYCRAVEKLMNLQVPERAEYLRTIVAEIQRIIGHQFWLGTQALDIGAMTVFFYCFRDREILLDWFDELCGARLTTSWYRIGGVERDFTPSLLGKLKQFLDYFPPKIDEYIVFLEKNRIWVARTKGVGVISAEDAVSFGLSGPTLRGSGVDYDLRKYEPYSAYPKCEFSVPVGKNGDTYDRYWIRVMEMYESVKIIRQCLEQMQEGPIMADVPSVTLPPKERVFTNLEAMIQQFKLFSQGFNAPPGEIYCGTEAHKGELGFHIVSTGGGKPYRLKIRAPSFIHMGAFDYMSRGYMIADAITLFGTYDIVMGECDR from the coding sequence ATGGCATTCGAAGACCAGAGAACGACCGTTTATAAAGTCGATCCGGAGCATCCGGAGAGCGAAACGCTCCCGACGCTGCGAACGGAAGAGCTGCTGCTCAACATGGGGCCGCAGCATCCCAGCACCCACGGCGTGCTCAAAGTCATCTTGGAGCTCGAAGGTGAGCGCCTCGTCAAATCGACCCCGGTGATGGGCTATCTCCATCGCGGCGTCGAGAAGCTGGCCGAGGAAGGCACCTACCATCAATTTATTCCGCATACAGACCGGCTCGACTACGTCTGCGCGATGTACAACAACTTCGCCTATTGCCGCGCCGTGGAAAAGCTGATGAATCTGCAAGTTCCGGAACGGGCGGAATACCTCCGCACGATCGTGGCAGAAATCCAGCGCATCATCGGCCATCAATTCTGGCTCGGCACCCAGGCACTCGACATCGGCGCCATGACCGTCTTTTTCTATTGTTTCCGGGACCGTGAAATTTTGCTCGACTGGTTCGACGAACTCTGCGGCGCGCGGTTGACCACCAGCTGGTACCGGATCGGCGGAGTCGAGCGGGACTTCACCCCCTCGTTGCTTGGCAAGTTGAAGCAGTTCCTCGATTATTTCCCACCCAAGATCGACGAATACATCGTCTTCCTGGAAAAGAATCGCATCTGGGTCGCGCGCACCAAAGGTGTCGGAGTCATTTCCGCAGAGGACGCCGTCAGCTTCGGCTTGAGCGGTCCGACCCTGCGCGGCTCGGGTGTGGATTACGACCTGCGCAAATACGAACCCTATTCCGCCTATCCGAAATGCGAGTTCAGTGTTCCCGTCGGCAAGAACGGCGACACCTACGATCGCTATTGGATCCGGGTCATGGAAATGTACGAGAGCGTGAAGATCATTCGCCAGTGCCTTGAGCAGATGCAGGAAGGCCCGATCATGGCGGATGTGCCCAGCGTGACCCTGCCTCCAAAGGAACGGGTCTTCACGAATCTCGAGGCCATGATTCAGCAGTTCAAACTGTTCTCCCAGGGGTTTAACGCCCCTCCGGGGGAAATCTACTGCGGAACCGAGGCGCATAAAGGCGAGCTGGGGTTCCATATTGTCAGCACGGGCGGGGGGAAACCCTATCGCCTGAAAATCCGCGCCCCGTCGTTCATTCACATGGGCGCATTTGATTATATGTCGCGCGGCTACATGATCGCCGACGCCATCACGCTGTTCGGCACCTACGATATCGTGATGGGCGAGTGCGATCGGTAG
- the priA gene encoding primosomal protein N', with protein sequence MATQEGRSALEGGRCPEEMRPLLTRIARRTGGLSAATTQMAAKEVPRGTLQRLQAQQWVIRSTGGAPRKQAPARKASVAQHPAPIRLPLSPEIDREAGQCLTNVLQASRAMKVLFHGDTNYRIALLASAARQVLAAGRSVLVIVGEVAKAEWLAKVLQGIMDLPVIVHHGRVQNPVSPTESKESPQLVVGTRSAIFLTLHKIGLIWIEGEDDAALKEPQEPRYHAREVAWLRAQQHQVPLVMGSSHPSLESMTVADVERRTQPFRPEQAPIVELVDLSQDFSGSPFSGRLVAALRETLQRHERAILFLNRKGYAGALVCRECGWVPRCASCAVALPYYRDKGRLTCRYCGVGLSPPDICPTCGSSRLSPVGEGTERVELEVRRLFPDARLVRVEGDVSQGAGAARGSWRQVYSGEWDILIGTQVLFQREPIAPVGLVGIVQADSGLHVPDFRAAERTYQLLVDAASLGCPAATGGRVVLQTALPNHHVMQAIALHDPARFYDEELRARQLLGYPPAVHLIHLAVSGKDRVLVGQAAQQWVKQLHGAAAASVTAVHRKGISSPAGSLLAPSSEGIGILGPVPAVGMGPKGQVRSHIMVKGHDRAAIRLVVQQALEMVEPAYPRRNVKFSVDVDPLEMA encoded by the coding sequence ATGGCTACTCAGGAGGGACGGAGCGCACTTGAAGGGGGGCGCTGTCCCGAGGAAATGCGGCCGCTTCTCACCCGTATTGCCCGGCGAACCGGCGGGTTATCGGCGGCGACCACTCAAATGGCTGCCAAGGAAGTCCCGCGCGGCACTCTGCAACGGCTCCAAGCCCAGCAGTGGGTCATACGCAGCACGGGTGGCGCTCCGCGGAAGCAGGCTCCGGCCCGCAAAGCATCGGTGGCACAGCATCCTGCGCCCATCCGTTTGCCGCTGTCTCCGGAAATAGATCGAGAGGCTGGACAATGTCTTACAAACGTTCTGCAGGCCTCTCGCGCCATGAAAGTCTTGTTTCATGGTGACACGAATTATCGGATTGCCTTGTTGGCCAGTGCCGCCAGACAGGTGTTGGCCGCCGGCCGGTCGGTTTTGGTGATTGTCGGGGAGGTGGCGAAGGCTGAATGGCTGGCGAAGGTTCTGCAGGGCATCATGGACCTGCCAGTGATCGTGCATCATGGCCGGGTTCAGAATCCTGTGAGCCCCACGGAATCGAAGGAGTCGCCTCAGCTCGTGGTCGGGACCCGTTCGGCCATTTTCCTCACGTTGCACAAGATCGGGTTGATATGGATAGAGGGTGAAGATGACGCGGCGCTCAAGGAACCGCAGGAGCCGCGGTATCATGCGCGCGAGGTCGCGTGGTTGCGGGCGCAACAGCATCAGGTGCCGCTGGTCATGGGATCGTCCCATCCTTCCTTGGAGTCCATGACGGTGGCGGACGTTGAGCGACGGACGCAGCCGTTTCGCCCTGAGCAGGCTCCGATCGTCGAATTGGTCGATCTGTCTCAGGACTTTTCAGGTTCGCCATTCAGTGGCCGCTTAGTGGCCGCGTTGCGCGAGACGCTGCAGCGGCATGAGCGGGCCATCTTGTTCTTGAATCGAAAGGGCTACGCTGGGGCGCTGGTCTGTCGGGAATGCGGGTGGGTTCCCCGCTGTGCCTCCTGTGCCGTGGCGCTTCCCTATTACCGAGACAAAGGGCGGCTCACCTGCCGATATTGCGGTGTCGGCCTGTCTCCCCCCGACATCTGTCCGACCTGCGGCTCGTCACGTCTCAGTCCGGTTGGCGAGGGAACGGAGCGGGTGGAGCTGGAGGTTCGCCGGCTCTTTCCAGACGCCCGTCTGGTGCGGGTGGAAGGAGACGTTTCGCAGGGGGCCGGGGCCGCGAGAGGATCGTGGCGGCAGGTGTACTCGGGGGAGTGGGATATTCTCATCGGGACGCAGGTCTTGTTTCAGCGTGAGCCGATCGCTCCCGTTGGTCTTGTCGGGATTGTGCAGGCCGATTCCGGGTTGCACGTGCCGGACTTTCGAGCGGCTGAGCGCACCTACCAATTGCTGGTTGACGCGGCGAGTTTGGGATGTCCGGCTGCAACCGGAGGGCGCGTGGTGCTCCAAACCGCTCTGCCGAACCATCATGTCATGCAGGCCATCGCCCTCCATGATCCGGCCCGGTTTTATGATGAGGAGCTGCGGGCCCGCCAACTGCTTGGGTATCCGCCGGCTGTGCACTTGATTCACCTGGCGGTGTCCGGCAAGGATCGTGTGCTGGTCGGGCAAGCTGCGCAACAGTGGGTGAAGCAGTTACACGGTGCTGCGGCGGCCTCTGTCACGGCGGTTCATCGAAAGGGGATATCTTCCCCCGCCGGGTCTCTCCTCGCTCCGTCATCTGAGGGCATCGGCATTCTCGGTCCGGTGCCGGCTGTCGGGATGGGTCCGAAAGGACAAGTGCGGTCACACATCATGGTCAAGGGACACGATCGTGCCGCGATTCGTCTGGTGGTGCAACAGGCTCTGGAAATGGTCGAGCCTGCCTATCCCCGCAGAAATGTGAAGTTCAGCGTGGACGTGGATCCTCTCGAAATGGCGTAA
- a CDS encoding OmpA family protein — MKNMIRIVLAVLLSWGSLLPDGVMAQTQETESVRLGEAALAYAAGSIQKVTPRDGLVNLITGDNQASGARTVIGAGDSVYLKLDNPHDVAAGDLFTVYRRVRKVFHPVTREYLGFITLRLAVVRVAQVDDALTTVEVVRSYGAFAPGDPVYRFAPPVAASGTSSIGDRGDIGGMIVSLQADPPVTLVAQRNVVYLDRGQADGLRQGDLLDIYRKGLGIPSRKVGQIRIISTEDQTATAQITKSTTRIMVGDRYKLVGHSAPVAQPAELSPAPIVPQPKRGTSEKSVASVIPSDAVARSLKVQDAAGASRLNLADVANLLRYESGEAAIRPEGYKVLDQLIEYLQSSGDGRMIRVEGHSDNREIGPSLKSRYPSNWELSKARANGVVRYLVEKGGVDSSRLSSMGYGDSRPAATNATEEGRTSNRRVEVVLYAPASAEPKTSQAEVPGQMETDSSQLNARGAGSVDAGAGQEGPRATPGTSVPSGQEALPQADAPGTPSLPASAGETMPDPPAQDSTKPSAPAL; from the coding sequence ATGAAAAACATGATACGAATCGTTCTAGCTGTGCTCTTGTCGTGGGGCAGCCTTCTGCCAGACGGAGTGATGGCTCAAACGCAAGAGACTGAGTCGGTTCGGCTCGGTGAGGCCGCACTGGCTTATGCAGCCGGCTCTATTCAGAAAGTGACGCCCCGCGATGGGCTGGTGAATCTGATCACCGGCGACAATCAAGCTTCAGGAGCTCGGACCGTTATCGGTGCGGGAGATTCTGTCTATCTCAAGTTGGACAACCCTCATGACGTTGCGGCAGGCGACTTATTCACGGTCTATCGACGGGTCCGCAAGGTGTTTCATCCGGTCACGCGCGAATACCTTGGATTCATCACCCTGCGGCTGGCGGTGGTGCGGGTGGCTCAGGTGGATGATGCCTTGACGACCGTGGAGGTCGTTCGCAGTTACGGAGCCTTTGCTCCTGGCGATCCGGTGTACCGGTTTGCTCCCCCTGTGGCGGCGAGCGGGACCAGTTCCATTGGTGATCGAGGAGATATCGGCGGCATGATCGTCAGTCTGCAAGCGGATCCACCGGTGACTCTCGTGGCTCAGCGGAATGTTGTGTATCTCGATCGGGGGCAAGCGGATGGTCTGAGGCAGGGAGATCTCTTGGATATCTATCGCAAGGGATTGGGGATTCCCTCTCGCAAGGTTGGGCAGATCAGGATCATCTCAACGGAAGACCAGACGGCGACGGCCCAGATTACGAAGTCGACGACGAGGATCATGGTGGGAGATCGATATAAGCTGGTGGGACATTCGGCGCCGGTTGCGCAACCAGCTGAGCTCTCCCCTGCTCCGATTGTGCCCCAGCCGAAGCGCGGGACGTCTGAAAAAAGTGTCGCGTCGGTCATTCCGTCTGACGCGGTTGCACGGAGTTTGAAAGTGCAGGATGCCGCGGGCGCGAGCCGCCTGAACCTTGCAGACGTGGCAAATCTGTTGCGGTATGAGTCGGGCGAGGCTGCGATCCGACCCGAGGGGTACAAAGTCCTTGATCAGTTGATCGAGTATCTGCAGTCCAGCGGCGATGGACGAATGATTCGCGTGGAAGGTCATTCCGACAATAGGGAAATCGGGCCTTCACTGAAGTCCCGCTACCCGAGTAACTGGGAATTATCAAAGGCTCGTGCGAATGGCGTCGTGCGATACCTGGTGGAAAAAGGCGGGGTGGACTCCAGCCGGTTGTCTTCCATGGGCTATGGCGATAGCCGGCCGGCTGCGACCAATGCGACGGAAGAAGGTCGCACCAGCAACCGCCGAGTTGAGGTGGTGCTCTATGCGCCGGCATCGGCCGAACCCAAAACCTCTCAGGCAGAGGTCCCGGGCCAGATGGAAACTGATTCGTCACAGCTGAACGCTCGTGGAGCCGGTTCGGTGGATGCGGGCGCTGGTCAAGAAGGGCCTCGCGCCACTCCGGGCACTTCAGTGCCATCGGGGCAAGAAGCGCTTCCTCAGGCCGATGCGCCTGGAACTCCCAGTCTTCCTGCTTCGGCAGGGGAGACCATGCCGGATCCTCCCGCACAGGATTCGACCAAGCCTTCTGCTCCAGCACTCTAG
- the ndhC gene encoding NADH-quinone oxidoreductase subunit A — MTGFDLLLEYLTRYFPILLFVFIALAFGVVTLVISYFVQPKYPEPEKLSTYECGSEPFSDARMPFPVRYYIFAMLFVIFDIEVIFLYPWAVVFEKLGIIGLVEMLIFIALFLVAYVYAWRKGALEWD, encoded by the coding sequence ATGACCGGTTTTGACCTGCTCCTCGAGTATTTAACTCGATATTTCCCGATTCTGCTCTTCGTCTTTATCGCGCTCGCGTTCGGGGTAGTGACACTGGTGATCAGCTATTTTGTCCAACCTAAATATCCAGAACCGGAGAAACTGTCGACCTATGAATGCGGATCCGAACCATTCTCGGATGCTCGGATGCCGTTTCCCGTTCGGTACTATATCTTTGCGATGTTGTTCGTTATTTTCGATATTGAAGTCATTTTTCTCTATCCCTGGGCTGTCGTGTTCGAAAAGCTCGGGATTATCGGGCTTGTTGAGATGCTGATTTTTATCGCTTTATTTCTCGTGGCTTATGTCTATGCGTGGAGGAAGGGGGCGCTTGAATGGGACTGA
- a CDS encoding response regulator — translation MPSVLVVDDEDQIRQLIRETLEQAGYEVQEARDGKEGLERYRAKPADLVIMDILMPDQDGLESIMTLRREFPASRVIAITGGTDMIGILNFLDVAKMLGARRTLQKPFDMQTLLEAARAELAR, via the coding sequence ATGCCATCTGTCCTAGTCGTTGATGACGAAGATCAGATCCGCCAGTTGATCCGAGAAACCTTGGAGCAGGCCGGGTATGAGGTTCAAGAGGCCCGTGATGGGAAAGAAGGCCTGGAACGATACCGGGCCAAACCGGCCGACCTCGTGATCATGGACATCTTGATGCCGGACCAAGACGGACTGGAAAGTATCATGACGCTTCGGCGTGAGTTTCCTGCCTCCCGCGTCATTGCCATCACGGGTGGCACCGACATGATCGGCATCTTGAATTTCCTCGATGTCGCCAAAATGCTCGGCGCGCGCAGAACCCTTCAAAAACCATTCGACATGCAGACGTTGCTGGAGGCCGCGCGGGCCGAGCTCGCCCGGTAA